The sequence below is a genomic window from Lolium perenne isolate Kyuss_39 chromosome 7, Kyuss_2.0, whole genome shotgun sequence.
cgacatgcATGGTGGTCTTTCCGCGCACCGGCGTGGTGCCAGGCTTCGTGACAGCGGCGTCAAGCTTTGTGATAGGTGAGCAGGTGAGAGGTAAGGTCACCATGTGGATTATTGGTGAGGCTAAAGCTAGGCTCATATGAAACCAAACAGACTGAGCCCTTCGTTTCCGCTGGGCCAAAAAATTATGCACAGGCTGCCAAACAAGTGGCGTTTTCTAGCCCATGGCCCGTTCTCAACACGCAGGGGCTCCCATCTCGTTGGCGCAGTGATGCAAAAAATGGGCCCAGCCTACCAAACATGCCCTTAGTGTTAGAAAGGCTAGCAAAGGGGAGAATGTGACCACTAGTAGCATGCAACCTTGCTCATTTAGATAGTCTATTTTATAAAGTGAAAAGTAAATCATGTGAGTTACAACTTAATCTCAATGAGAAGTGGTAGGATATTAAATTGTCTCATCACTCCCATGATTGGCAAAGGCATTGTCCTCGACACTTCTTGGCTAGGTGGTGCCTTGACAACATTTACTTCTTTAATCCTTGGCGGCGGTGGGGTGATGCAGGAGTTGACGGGTTCGAGCTAGAACAGTCGCCTTCATTGGCGTTGGGGATAACACCTTTATGTCTTGATCGAGTTAGTGCATTCATGATTTTGTCGAGGGAAACCTCGACTCATTTAGAACTATCTCAGGGCACCATGCAACTTTATTGGATCTCAACGAGGGGATGGATTTCCCAAGGTCGGTGCAATTTGTTATTGTTGAAAGGGCATCTCCCTCCCATTTGGAGATCATTGAATATGCGATTCGGTTGTGGAACTATATATTCATGTTGTTCATACTAAATGTGTTCAAAATTGCTAGCATGGCCATTCATAGCAAGGGTTGAAGCATGCAAAACTATTTGGAGATCTATACTTGTGCACCTTAAAATAatttttgaaagaaaaaaaaagagagcaAACTATGAAGCACATATAGTTCAGATTTGACCCACTATGCCATCGTTATACCAAATATGAGCATATTATCACGAAGTATGCCATGACAATAGGAACTCCTTTTGACAATAAGTATTGTTTATCATGCCAGGATACAACCTTTGTACCTAATATGCAATATTGTAattaaaaaaatacaaaaaagagcATGCCGAGGCTCGGCAAACCCAGAAAGCGGTTGGCAACATTGTGGTTTCCATGTCGTAATATGCAATATTGtattatttaaaatttaaaaatacaaaaaaaaaaaaattcatgccGAGTGTCATGCTCATATTCCATGTGGTTTCCATGTCGTGCGTGGTCGAGCCCTCCACATACGGTACTATCTGGCCACGTCTGCACGTCTGCTAGTACAAAGCATATATTAACTGTTCTAGTCTAAAACTGACGTATTGCTTCATTCAAGGGTGGATCGAGAGGCACATATGCACGACGCAAAGTGAAACTCCCGTGGGCGAAATGCAGCAAATTCGCTCTCGTTTTCCCCCTGGCCTGGCGATCTCCATAGCTCCATTCCAACAGCTCAAGTTTTAGCTATTTCCTACGTACGTTTTCCTTGGCCGGTGAGGTGAGGAGCGGTGCAGCCAGCTccgcctccctccctccctccctccttcCCACCGCGCGCGGGAAGGGAAAAACCGACCGTACAAATTAAGCTCCGCCACCTCCTCCGTTCCAACCGCCGCCTCGATTCTTCGATTCTCTCCCCACCTTCAGGCCTCCTCTGCAAAACGCATTTCAGCTCCGGCCCGGATCCTACCCCCCGGCCGATCGCGCGCGATGCGGTCGCGGTCGCGCTCCTTCTCGGAGATGTCCATATCGCTCTCGGCGGCGCCGTCGCCCGCCGAGCGGGAGGCGCTGCGCACGCCGCGCTCGCCGCCGGCCTACGCGTCCCCGCCGCTGGTGGGGGCGCTCATCGAGTCGCTCTCCTTCCGGAGCTGCGGCTtcggccgcgccgcctcctccgccttcGAGAAGGAGGACCTCCGCCTCCGCGCCACGCTCCCGCAGCGCCTCCGCGACGCCGTGCACGCCGCGCTCAAGGCGCGCGACCCGTCCGCCGGCGCCTTCGCGCTCGCCGAAGCACCCGGGGTCGGCGGCGCCGCCAACCCGTGGTTCGCCCTCGCGCCCGAGGACGCACCCGAGAACCCCCTCGTCGCCTTCGTCAACCCGCGCAGTGGCGGCCGCCTCGGCCCCGTCCTCAAGACCCGCCTCCAGGAGCTCATTGGCGAAGACCAGGTCAAACCACAAcccacctctctctctccctttgcATGTTAGTATCGTATCGGTTCCACCTCGAGCGCGTGGCGTTACCTGTGAGTGAGGGAAACCGGAAACATAATGCTCCGTCATGAGATGGCCGCCGTCGGGCGCTACGCGGAGCTCCTCGCGCGGTGCCGCGGCGGGGACGCGCGGCCGATCGCGCGGATCCAGGCGGCGCTCATCACGTCGGGCCTGCTCCGGCGCAGCGTGGAGCTCCACGACGCGCTCATCCGGGCGCTCGCCAGCTCCGGCCGGCCGCACGCCGCGCTGCCGCTCTACGCGCACCTCCTCCGCGCGGGGCTCCGCCCCACCCCGCACACGCTCCCCTCCCTCCTCAAGTCGCTCGCGCTCTCCCCCGCCGTCCCCGGCGCGCGCCGCCTCGCGCTCGCCGTCCACGCGCACGCCCTCAGGCTCGGCCTCACGGGCTTCCTCCTCGTCAACAACGCGCTCATCCGCGTCCACGCGGGCCTCCTCGACCGCCTACCCGACGCGCACCTTCTCCTGCGCACCTCCGCCTCCGTCGACGCCTCCACCTTCAACACGCTCATCACGGCGCACGCCAGGGCCGGGCGGGTCGCCGACGCGCGCTCgctgttcgacgaaatgcccaCCAGGAACGTCGTGTCGTGGAGCGCCATGGTGAACGCCTACGTGCAGGCGGGTGATGGGAGGGAGGCGCTCCTTGTCTTCTCTCGGATGCAGGACCAAGGTGTCTCCCCGGACGACACGGTTCTCGTTGGGGTGCTCGCTGCCTGTGCGCAGCTGGGGGCTCTGGAGCAGGGCAAGTGGGTGCATGGTTACCTCAAAGCTACCTCTACTAGGATCACCGTGTTTCTGGGCACTGCACTGGTTGATATGTACGCCAAATGCGGTGAGGTGCAGCTCGGAATGGAGGTGTTTGAGGGAATGAAGGACAAGAACGTGCTCACCTGGACTACTATGATAAAGGGCCTGGCGATGCACGGCCGAGGCTCGGATTCACTGAGGCTCTTCTCCCGGATGGAGAGCTTAGGTGTTAAGCCGGATGACATCGCCTTCATTGGTGCGTTGTGCGCGTGCACGCACACCGGATTGGTTGACAAGGGCAGGGAGCTTTTCGATTCCATGTTGAACAGGTACGGCATTAAACCCAAGATTGAGCATTATGGATGCATGGTAGACCTCCTGGCACGGAATGGATTGCTCAGCGAGGCCAGAGACATGGTTCACAAAATGCCCATGAAACCTGATGCCTTAATCTGGGGAGCTCTAATGGCTGGCTGCAGGTTTCACAAGAATGTAGAGCTGGCCGAGTATGTTATAAAGCATTGGATTGAATTGGAGCCCCACAAAAGTGGTGCTTATGTGCTTTTAGCTAACATATACTCTGCCTCTGGTAGGCATGCTTCTGCCAAGGAAATCAGGTACGTAATGCGTGACAAGGGGGTTGAGAAGATACCTGGATGTAGCAATGTGGAGATTAAGGGAGTTGTCCATCAATTCATTGCTGGAGATCTGTCTCATCCCTGCATCAAAGATATTTTGACCAAGTGGTATGAGATTGATACTAGGATAAGGTTGGAGGAAGGTTATATCCCTGACAGGAAAGAAGTTTTGCTTGAcattgaagaagaagagaaggaagGTGCTCTCAGCCGCCACAGTGAGAAGCTGGCCATCGCATTTGCTTTGATTAGTACAAGTGATAATACGCCCATTCGGATTGTCAAGAACCTCAGAGTCTGCCAAGATTGCCATCATGTCACAAAACTTATATCCAAAGTATACGGGAGAGAAATTATTGTCAGAGATCGAGCTCGTTTCCATTTGTTCAAAGATGGCACCTGTTCATGCAAGGACTATTGGTAGTAACTAGCAAACTGTGTACTAACAGCTGTACCTGTCTCATTATCGAGCATGGACTATTCAGCCCAGAAAAATATGTTATTCATGATACATCAGTGATGCATGAGTTGAGGTATAAAGTTAGTGGAGTACAAAAAATCCCTCCTAATTATAATGTACATAAATAAATGCAGTAAATCGTCAATAGACATTCATGTTCATCTCTGAACAAATATATAGCATTATTAATCTGCATTCAGTCTCGCGTTACATTTAGTTCTGAACCAAGGATACTGTCTTTTTTAAGCTCTACTGTTTTCTCTTGAAAAGAATCAAAAGCAATGTACTATATATATGAACCTTGTTGACAGATTTAGCTGGAAAAGATCCTCCTCCATTGTTACACTAGTACCATGCTTACACAGTATGGCAATGCTAGCAAGAGACGAACTGCGGAAGGTCGGTAGAGATTGAACCCAAGAGAGATGCTGGCTTAAAAAGATGGTGAATAACTCTGTAAAATAAACAACTGCATAACTGGAACATGATTAAAAGTAGAAAAGATTATATGCTTGATAAGAAAATAGATATATAGATATGTGCGTGGGGTACAAATATGTCCAAGGTTTTTCTCTGCTATGGAAAACCAGAATAGTTAGTTCTCAGAGCTGACACAAATATATGAATGATTGCCACAGCCTTTCGCGTTACAATCTGAATCGCATTGAAGTTGTTTTATTTCATATGGATCTGAATTAGCTCTGTTGTGTAAAGTGTTTTACTTGCTACCTGTCGCTTATCATCCATCGTGTAATAACGTATTTTCCTTTACGGGGAGAGTAAACATTCTCAGAGTATAAATTGGCAGGATATCACTCAAATTAGAAAACTCTTTCTTTTGTACTTCCTATTTAACTGCAAACTGTAGGTGAGGCTACTACAGTTTTTTTTTTATTGATGAGAGAATAACACATACAAGAAAGAGATgggagggggaccagaggggaggagaGATACAAAGGGTGCAGCCCAAGTTGTTAGGACAAGGAACTCAAACTAAGATTTACATTGTCAAAGACTTAAGCATTCCTAGTCTTCCAGGTGTCCCAAGTAGTTTCCTTCTCAGCACTCTTTGTACTTAAATTCAGATGAAGTGTGGGAATGTTAATCagcgtgccatataaactttttgACTGGTCTGTTTTTAAAAGATAGAAAGGGATTTTCTAGTAAATGCTTGTTACTGACACCACCTTTTTTTACTCCAGGTTTTTGATATTACGATCGTCAAACCTTCTGAATTTGTGGAGTATGCTCTGGGTTGTTTGGAGCAACTTGCCGATTCTGGGGATCATAGTGCAAGATCAGTTCGCGATAACCTGAGAGTCATGGTATGTATGTACTAACTTTGCTAGATGCAATAACTGTAAACAACTAAAGACCACTACATAATATATGCATTTCTCTTTGTTTTAGTTTATGCATTTGAAAGTGCTACTGAGTAGTGACATCACACCTTATAGATATTATTATACTAGTTGATGCTAAGTATTTTACAAATAAGTATTCTGACATCACACATTACAGATAATATTATACTAGTTGATGCTAAGTATTTTGAATTTACAAATAAGTATTCTTACCTATTTTGTGGACAAGAAGTATATTGTTTCACTGTTTCATCCAATGGCACACACAGTAGTCAGCAACACCCTTTCATATTCTCCGAAAGCTTCTAAATATTTGCTGTGCTTTACCTACCTAGGTAGCAGGAGGTGATGGTACAGTAGGCTGGGTGTTGGGATGCTTAGGAGAACTATATGTTCAGAACCGGGAACCTGTTCCGCCAGTTGCTGTCATACCACTTGGAACAGGAAATGATCTTTCCAGGAGCTTTGGTTGGGTAAAAGGATCTCTTTCTTTGGTTCTTATAGTTACCCAATGATACTTACTGCAAGTTTTCATCCTTAACAGTTATTTTCAGGGTGCTTCATTTCCTTTCTCATGGAAAGCTGCTGCTAAACGATCTCTCTACAAGGCTATTTTGGGCCCAGTTTCTTCTTTGGACAGGTTATTCTTGTTTATCTAATAATAAAGTTGTTAAGATCTTTCTTTGCATTCTGATTTTTAATTTAGTAGATGTGATGCATATGTATCAAGTATAAACTAATTTACACCGAAAGCAATCCTAACCTGATTCAAAGGATAGCTGCCCCTGGTTGCCTATGCACGGACCCATACCTTAGCTAGCCATGCCCATAACAAACAAGGACTAACATTGTCCTTGATGTGCTCATGTTAGTAGGAATATTATCCTGGTGATCTGTCAGGTCCGTATTAGAAGGTCCTGTTTTATGGTAGGCACTGCAGCTGTTGATAATACACATCggctttaggggtgtttttgttgTTTAACAGAGCATGCAGTGACTGAAACGCCAGACTATCGTAGCTATCCTGAAAGATTCCATGTCCATATTAATGCCATTAAGGTTTCCTTTGTACGGGAGATACTCATGCTTGAAGTGACCTATTCCATCAGTATAGCTCGTCACTGAACTTGCTAcatcatgtttattttgtgtgttCATCCACTGTTCTTGCATGACATGTTATTTTATGTGTGTCAACTATAGCACTATAGCTGCAGAACTGTATAATCAAGTTTCTTCTCTAGTACTCCTTTTGTGCCATGatataagatgttattacaaccAATATGAGTATAACTGTTGTAATAACTTCTTATATCATGGGACAGAGGGAATAGGTATGTTTTATACTTCCAGAATTGATCACTTCCAGTTGTTGAATATCAGTCACCTTGTGCAGCTGGCACGTCGTTGTTTCTATGCCAGAAGAAAAAGAGGAAGAACAAGAACTGAATCTTCCCCACTCCCTTAGGCACCTCGGGGAGTGTACATTTTATGATGTACTTCTTATGGACTCTCTTGTAGCAATGTTTCATCAGCAAAGTGCAGTTTATTTTCCCACACTCCacatgattgtaataatatgtcctGCAGGACGGCACTGCTGAGGGAGAGTTGCCTGAGACAATTTTATGCTTTGATGGCGTCTTCTATAATTACTTCAGCATAGGTACTTTCTTTCTTGACATGGCAACTTCTAGTTGCATTGCTTGTATTTGTCTTCATTATTTAAGAACGTACTCCCTTCGTCCCATAATATAAGATGTATGATAACCAATATACTTTGGTTCTAATAACATCTTACATTATGTGGCGGAGGGAGTATTTGCTAGCATCTCCTAATAAAGAAAtttagatgaggctcttgtttggAATAATCTTGGTTATATATTTACAGTGTCTTCTTCTAGGCAAAAGAGTAGCAGAGAAATTTGTTTCAATTTATCCATTCTTCTAGACGAATATGCTACAGATTGTTCTAAGCTTGAGCAAACTCCTTTGCTCATTGTCTTCTAAAAAATCGAGCATATTTCCTCATATTGTTCCTGGGTGATAAGTTTGTTCATTTTTATGCTATTTAATAGTAAAGTAACACATTTGTTAGTTCTTCCTTGGAAATAATAAGATGAATCATCTCTCTAGAGTTATTTCTGTCACCCTTGACATTCATATCAGCGCCGGACAAAATGATGCATATAACCTAATGTACATATGTCGAGCTTGTTTTGTTGTTACCATATGTTGTTATTTCTAATTTTCACTCGTGTATGTATCATTCCAAAAACAAAAGGGCCTTCACCGTGCATTTGGTCTGAAATGCAGGGATGGATGCTCAAGTGGCATACGGATTTCATCAGCTACGTGACGAGAAGCCATTCCTTGCAAGTGGTCCTTTATCTAATAAGGTATGCAACTTACTTACGCCATTTCCTTCAATAATGGGAATTCTACAACTCCCCAGCCTAAACTTTTTGAT
It includes:
- the LOC127301078 gene encoding diacylglycerol kinase 4, with amino-acid sequence MRSRSRSFSEMSISLSAAPSPAEREALRTPRSPPAYASPPLVGALIESLSFRSCGFGRAASSAFEKEDLRLRATLPQRLRDAVHAALKARDPSAGAFALAEAPGVGGAANPWFALAPEDAPENPLVAFVNPRSGGRLGPVLKTRLQELIGEDQVFDITIVKPSEFVEYALGCLEQLADSGDHSARSVRDNLRVMVAGGDGTVGWVLGCLGELYVQNREPVPPVAVIPLGTGNDLSRSFGWGASFPFSWKAAAKRSLYKAILGPVSSLDSWHVVVSMPEEKEEEQELNLPHSLRHLGECTFYDDGTAEGELPETILCFDGVFYNYFSIGMDAQVAYGFHQLRDEKPFLASGPLSNKLIYAGYTCKQGWFFTQCISDPELRGLTNIIRLSVKKMDSSEWEHIPVPSSVRAIVALNLHNYASGRNPWGTLKPEYLEKKGFVEAQSDDGLLEIFGLKQGWHASLVMVELISAKHIAQAAAIRLEIKGGQWRDAYMQMDGEPWKQPLNAEYSTFVDIKRVPYRSLIINGADR
- the LOC127301077 gene encoding pentatricopeptide repeat-containing protein At5g66520, which encodes MLRHEMAAVGRYAELLARCRGGDARPIARIQAALITSGLLRRSVELHDALIRALASSGRPHAALPLYAHLLRAGLRPTPHTLPSLLKSLALSPAVPGARRLALAVHAHALRLGLTGFLLVNNALIRVHAGLLDRLPDAHLLLRTSASVDASTFNTLITAHARAGRVADARSLFDEMPTRNVVSWSAMVNAYVQAGDGREALLVFSRMQDQGVSPDDTVLVGVLAACAQLGALEQGKWVHGYLKATSTRITVFLGTALVDMYAKCGEVQLGMEVFEGMKDKNVLTWTTMIKGLAMHGRGSDSLRLFSRMESLGVKPDDIAFIGALCACTHTGLVDKGRELFDSMLNRYGIKPKIEHYGCMVDLLARNGLLSEARDMVHKMPMKPDALIWGALMAGCRFHKNVELAEYVIKHWIELEPHKSGAYVLLANIYSASGRHASAKEIRYVMRDKGVEKIPGCSNVEIKGVVHQFIAGDLSHPCIKDILTKWYEIDTRIRLEEGYIPDRKEVLLDIEEEEKEGALSRHSEKLAIAFALISTSDNTPIRIVKNLRVCQDCHHVTKLISKVYGREIIVRDRARFHLFKDGTCSCKDYW